The genome window TCAGGGTGCTCTTTTGAAGCTTTTACAGTGGATTCTGTGCCCCGTTCCCAAAAGCAGCCCTTTGTCACTTCCCCCAGGGCCAGCGGGTGCAGTGGGATGGGAGAAGTGGGCCAGGTGGGAAGGAGGGTGAAGGGATTGTAGGGAACTTCAGAAGAGCCTGGGGCCACGAGCTTGTGTCCTTGGAGAGGTAGGAAAGCCCCTGCTGGGCCTGAAGGGCAGCAGCTGGATCACAGTAGGTTGGGAACGTCAGGAGAGCTTGGTGTTCCCATCCTATGGCACCACAGCCATGTGGGTTTTGCTGTTTCCAAGGATGGAGGCTCCACAGCAGCCCGCTCGCAAGTCCTGGCGCCTTTatggcaaaattatttttccttgagtTTCAATGGAATTTTGATCTCCATCCCAGCTGTGCAGCCATCGCTCCATCAGATCTCTGTCCTTGGCATACTGGGCATGGGGGTTGGCTTGTCAGTGCCACCGActgcccccagcccccccaGGCTGGGTGCCTGGCAGCACTGACGCCTTGCCTCCTCCCCAGGCTATGCCCCGCACAGGCAGCAGCCGCAGCCCAGGCCATGGCAGGAGGCGGAGAGGCTTTCGTGCTCCATATCCTGCTCTGCATCCTGGGCAGAGGTAAGTGGCCAttcagcatggcatggcacagcacagcatgtcACGGCATAGCTGTGCCTTTTCCAGGAAAGCCAAATCGAGCTGATGTAATTTGAGCATGAGCTttatcagtgctgctgcagagccccaATCTGATAGCGCGAGTCAGTGCGCTGCTGTAATCTCAGGGATCAGAGCTTTCAGCCTATGCGTTATTTCCCTGCAGTCATTCAAGCATTAGAGCAAAAGGTAAAATTGGTGAGACTGTTTCCGAGCTGAGCAATGAGTCACCAGCTGCTCACATGGGGTTTACCCTGCGCTTGAGGGGTTGCACTGAAGCTGTGAGCGTTGCGCAGGTGCTGCCCAAATCAGGTGCCTGGGGCACGTGAGGATCGAGCCGGGCTCAGTGGTGCCAATGGGTTCCAACGTCTCCATCACCTGTGTCTCGGCGCTGGACTGCCCGTGGGCGAGCCTCTCCATCCTGCTCAACCTCACAGCCCCCGAGGGTCCCCCACGCCTTCTCAACAGCAGCgcagcccagctgcagctgcatggTTTCCGCCTGCCCTTCAGCATCATCACCTGCCTCGCCCGCTGCCCCAACAGCTACTGGAATGAGGTGGTCTGCGGGACGGAGCTCTGGGCCGGCTGTGAGTACCGCTGTGAGGTTAGGGGTGATGGGGGAGCGGTGGGACTGAAGGTAGGGATGCTGATGCTGCCTCTCTGCAGACCCCCCGGATCCCCCCGCCAACCTGAGCTGTGCCATCCCCGAGCGCTCGGGGAGCCTGGCATGCACGTGGGACGCCGGGCAGCCGACGCTGCTGCACACCAACTACAGCCTCCACCTGCGCAGGTAGGGGCCCACAGGCCCTGGGGAaccagatcatagaatcatagaatagcctgggttgcaaaggcccacagtgctcatcagtcccaaccccctgctgtgtgcNNNNNNNNNNNNNNNNNNNNNNNNNNNNNNNNNNNNNNNNNNNNNNNNNNNNNNNNNNNNNNNNNNNNNNNNNNNNNNNNNNNNNNNNNNNNNNNNNNNNTTTTGTTAATTATCGTTCGTTTCGGGCCATCGGGACAAAGGGGGGGCTGCTGCCCCGTTTGAGGGGGGGGGGGATTTTTCtctggaggaggaaggagggctgtgggggAAGCGCAGGGAATGGCAGAAAGCTTCCTGAGCCCATCGCGGGTCCGTGTGGGCTGACTGATGTGCACGATGTCCATCGCGGAGGGATTGGGAAGAGCAGCGCTTTGGTGTCCCAGCAGGCGAGTTAGGATAGCTGAGTTGATGTTCTGTCAAGTTTCCTTCGGATTATCTTAAGATCCCAATTTTAAGGTAATTTAGAATCAAGGAATCAATTTGCTGCTTAAATAGTGTTAACAAACAAATTAGAAATGCTTATTTGCAAGGTATGCTATAAACAGATTCTTCCCAGGATGGACATTTCTTCCGGCTACGTTTGCAGGGGAGAGGaatctgtgtttaaaatatCCTGTATGCGATGAATCTTCCCTGTTCCTTTGAAATTTCTGAATATATGTGAATTCTTATTTGGAGCTATTTTTTCAGCTATAATGTAGCATTACCTCCTGCCATTGTTACTGAATGTAACAATGTAAGCTGTCTTTACAAGTTAATAcagttgttttccttctgcatcttGAGAGGCAGAGAATCCCAGGTCTGAGCCCTGAGACAATGTGGCTGCTAACTGGTGTCTCCTTGAAGCTGGAGGCAGGGACTGGGGCAACGCACAGTTCAGGGGTTTGGTCTCGAGTTTCGCCAGCTGCTGATAAGTTTTGTTAATGTAGCTCAGTGTTATTGTGAAATACCCCCAGAGCTCCGTTCTGGGAGAGCCGAGGCTCGCCATGTTGCTGGGAGCCACAGTCAGAGCTGCGCTACTTCCTATTTGGTACAGTCACGTACTTGTATTGACGTTGCAGCAGGAACGGGGCTGAGAGTTGTAGGGGAtgtgtgctgcagagagcaataaagCCATGGGGTATGGAGGGCACCCaggcattgtttttttttcactttatgGATGTTGTTCCAAAGGGAAAGGCTTTTGTTACTTGTTGGCTTTGATATTTTACTAAGAAAGGAAGAGGATATATTTTTCCCCCCTTcagtattttgaagaaaagctcTGATGAGTTCTTTGTTGCATCAGGGCTGCTTTATCTCTGGGTAcggggcaggagcagcacaaAGAGGCTCTGGAAGCCTTGATCCACCTGTGGGACAAActcagaggcagcagcagcaacacagGCTTGGCTGACATTTGCTTGCATCCACTGAAGCTGTTTGTGCAAACAGCTTTATGCCTGCTCTGCCTTCTAGATATGGAAACTAATCAAAATTAGGAATAAAAAACTCTCTGTGATTTAAGCTAGGAGCAGCGTACTGAATACGATGGCTCCCAGTGCAGCTCGTGACTTCTGTAGGGGGTGGGATGGAGTCTCCTCAGCATAGCTGTGCCTGGGGGAGCTGCACGATAACAGTAATAAGGATGGAGCTTCTGGAAATTGACAGGGAAGTTCTTCAGACAGGAGCTCTGAGCCTGCTTGGTGAGTCAGTGAGTCCACAAAGTGAAACTAAATTAACAAAAAATCCCGTTTCACTTTTGTAGAGATGTATTGATTTGAATGCAGGACAGAACAGAGAGGAAACAATAGTTTGAATGTATATTATACTGGGTTTAGATTTGGGATTAATAACCTGTTTTAGGGTTTTGTTCCACTTCAAAGCGTGCTCATGTGCTGGGTTTGAGTGCTAATGCTCCCAAATATTAGAAGATTGTTCAAGGCGTAGTCAGAAAGAAAGCATCTCTAACTTAAGATCAGCTCAGGCTTTGTGTATATTACAGAATTGTGCTTTAAGCAGCTTATTTAGTCTTTGTGGTGGAGTGAATGCtaagtattttttcccctactaTAAAAATTTTAACGTCTATTGAGAGGAGAAGATTTTGACTTAAAAGCGTGATTAGTAGTTGAGAGAATGCTTCTTTGTTGTCGTTTGTTTATCCATTATAATGTTTGAATAAAATGTGAAGATGAGATCTTCTGATTACAAAAACTCGAGGAGATGGGGTCAGGCTATCTGCTGGCAAGTTACAAAGCTAAATACCTGCTATGATTTCCAGAAGTGCTGAGCTCCTGGTTTATTGTTGTTTTGCTCTGAAATAGCTTGCACCAGTCAGGTTGCTACAGGCACAATTGGGCACAAATGCAGAGGGCTTTTTTGGTTTGAGgcattgttttggttttggtttttttttccccctaaatcACTGGAGAGTAAGGGAGGTACCAGGCCTGCACAGGAAAAGGGATGCTCGTGTTTGATCAGAGATGGGCTGGGCAAGTTGGGGGTGCAAATCCCCGAGCCAGACTGGCACAGCTTTGTTTGGGTTCTGCATGTGGGTGGGAGAGGATGGACAGCAGCTGGGCGGTCAAGCAGCTGCCAGAAAGGGAtggctctgctctcctgctgcttctgcataGGTGGGTGCTCCCTGAtctgtgctgtgggctggttCAGCTTGTAgctgaggaggaaagaaatgcttcctgCAGGGCAGCCGGTGGCATCAGCTAATGCACAGATCTaggggctgctggagctgggacAGCAAAGCCAGACGTGGGCATCAGCAAGGGAGTCGTGTCTTCCTCCTTCCAAAGATGACAAGCCATGAGGTTGGTTCAGCTTGTCATTGGGCTGTGTGCTTGTCTTGAGCAGTTCTGGATGCTCACTTGTGCTAGAAAATGCAGTCCTGTTGGCATCCTGTGCACCAGCTCGGGGTGTTCCTTGCCTTGCGGTGAGATGATTCTGCTTGCTGGAATAAAGAGCTTAATCTTTGCTGTTTCTGGGGGGTTAACAGCTTGAATGGGCTTCCAATGGTCTCAGCCAACGATGGGAAGAAGCAGGAGCTGtatgggagaggagcaggatGAGCTCTATTCCAGAATCAGTGGACAGTTGAACTGAGTCCCAGTGACTTCTTTGAATGTACTTTGGTGTTTGCATTTCTGGAAGTTTGGTTGCTTTTAGCCAGGAAATCAATTTATTAATGTTGTGTGGAAATGGTTTAATAACCCCTCTTCAAATCTCTGATATCTGGCAAGATTTTTCTCCTGGTTGCTGTTCTTCTTTAAGTTGAAGAGTTTTAAACTTCTTTGTGAATCGGAACTCTAGTTTTCCTATGCATCTTGAAACAAGTGCAGAAATAATGCTTAAGAAATATGTGTTCTAATAACCATTTCTAATAACACTTTTTCACGTCCTTaagctttctatttttattatgctgtgctattgctttaaaatattacGGGTAAGTGAGTATAGCCTCTCCTGGAGGAAGCAGCAGTAAAGTTAGCGTGACTGCTGATGCCATTCCAAGTTGAGGTGTTCTGGCAGTTGGGACAGAGCTTTTGAGCGATGCTTACATACAAAATAAGGTCAGAACAGCTTAAAATGAGATTTCCTGCTGATGAAAATTGGTGATTCGCATCAATCCATCCTGGTGAGCAGGACTCCTGTTCACTCTCATTAGATGTGCAGATTAAACTGATGCTGTTTGTGTGTCTTGCTTTGGAGCAGTTTTGGCAGGGTATCTCACAGAGTTATCTGAACCAGTGCAGATCTCAGGGTTCCATCCTGGCATCCCCGGTAAGCCTGCCATCTCCAAGCAGTTGGTTACACTCACTGCTTGtattccctctgcttttcttacAAGCTATTGAAGAGAAAACAATAGCATTTAGTGTTCTTCATTTCTAGAATAGGAAAAGTGTTGCTTTTTTGCCTGTCATAATGGAAGAATTCTGTGGATTTTTGTGCATGTATGATAGAATGCGGCTGCTTGTGGGTTTCCTGCTTGAGTTCTTTCAAATGCAATGTAGGGATTTTAGGTGGAACTGTTGAAAAGTTTGGTTTCGTTTTGTGCTTTTTCCGGGCCAGCAGCCCCAGTCTggattaatattttaatgttaatcCATTCATGTCACAAATTGTgcacaaaattgttttcttgtgGAGCTTGGCCTGTGGTGGTGTCTGGTTTCTCTGAAATGCTACTGCAGGATGTGATGGCTCCGTGGGCTTCCAGTTTCTCTTCGTGAGAAATTTCAGGGTTTTGCAGCAAGTCGAGGCTGCTGCTGTACTTCGTAATGGATGTGAGTAATAAGTTGTTAGGACCAACAGAAAATGTGTGCTTTAGATAAGACAGGGACGGTGttctgagcagctgtgctcGTGCTTTGTAATGCTCCTTGAGGAGGGAAGATCTGCTGGAGTTGCAGTGAGCGTGCTGCCCTGTTGTTCCCTCTGGCTGTAGCTCTTTCTGCCTGCTgttctcctgctgcagccttACAGCACCCACCCCACTACAAGCACACAGCATTTGTGTGCAAGCTCAGCAGCtgatccagcagcagcacagtcgTGGGCCATCAGATGGGTCCTGCTTTCACTACCCTAAAGATTGCTCTCTCCTTTTGGCTTAGAGCTAtggaaaacacaggaaaatggtcttaaactgagacaggagaggtttaggttggatattaaggggaagtttttcacctagagggtggtgaggcactggaacaggttgcccaaggaggctgtggatgccccatccctgcaggcattcaaggccaggctggatgtggctctgggcagcctgggctgctggttggtgacctgcacacagcagggggttggaactgatgagcactgtgggcctttgcaacccaggccattctgtgattctatgatctgctCTTCGTGCTTCTCACAGAGGTCTGTGCTGTGCTCATCTGTGTGTGCTCAGGCTGGCAGGGCAGTTAGCTGCTCTGGGAGATCTTGGGGTGATCAGCACTGCCCTGACGGTCTCAAGGTGCGCCTGTAAGGTGCTGCTTCCtcttgctgcaggcagctgtggcAGGAAGGGAAGCACAGTGGCACAGCTCTGGAACTCGCCTGTTAGTACAGATTCACTCTGGTTctatctttgctttgcttctgctgtggTATGATAACATTTGACAGAAGGCTGAAGCAGATAACAGGCTGGAGGAAGCTCTGTCACCTCAGGGAGCATCGTCAGCTGACACCTTTCAGCCTTCGGTGTTTCTCTTCAAtcactgctttaaaaatttatatatttttttaagtaacagcTCTCGCTTTTgtaagcagcacagctgaattatCTTTCTGCTTAAGAAATATCACTCGTGTTTATATTATTCTGTTTCTCCAGAAAAACTGTGagctttttgattgtttttttttaaatgaagtacCAATAGACAGAAACAAATCATACACAGTGCTTGGCTGGTCTTGAAGAAAAGGTCATCTTTATTGCCTCTAAATGGAGCCAAGACTTGGAAGGCAGCATCCAGGTCAGGGGACCTTTGTAAGGTGGTTCCAGGTGCAGGGGTACCCGTGTGCAGTCTGAACTGAAACATTGCAATTCATCTTATGTTCTGGCAATGCAACAACTTTGTCGTTTAGCagccaaattaaaaacaaaaacaaatccctCGTGTGTATAAAGACTTCCATTTCATGTGCAGAAGGGCATGTAAAACCATTAAATGAGGGGCAACAGGTCGggtgtttttccttctgttcagtACGTAGTTTTATTCCTAAGGTGAAATGAAGGCCAACTGTTTGCACGTGCACAGGTTCTTTTGATGCACAGGGAGGGACAGGATGGAACTGTAAGTCTTCCACTGAGCTGATTGTTTCTGCAAAGGAGCACTACCCTTGAGAAAGGGTTGTCCTTTGCCATTTTAACCTATCATTTTCTCCAGGCCGTCGCTTGGCTTAGCTTCCTGAGGGCTCTTCACATGGCTGCTGTGTCAGCTGGTAAAACCTCACAGCTTCTACACGGGTCTCACAGGCTTTGTAGCTGATGTAGAGAGGTAATTTGAACAGCAAGATGTACCACCAAGTTGCTGTTTAAGCCATGAGTATTGAGAACTTCAGTTTTCTGTGCAGTCTTTAAATATTATTCGTGTAACTGTTTACCTGTGTTTGGAGAATAAATTCTGGTTGTGTTAAGAATGGAGCGCCTATTGCTCATTTCAGATTAgcaatctatttttaattagtCTTCTTAGGGAAATGTAGCTTTAGTGATGTTGAAATGATATTGAAGGCACATATATGTCTACTGAGTAATTATGTGTACTTTCCACCAGCTGCTCATGCTTCATTTCTTGTGTTATGTAACAGGGAACACTGCTATGTTTCAAGGTTTAGTTCCCAGTTGATACTGAAGTTTCCAGTCCTTGGATGTAGTTAAAGCAACCCAGTGTAACCCAGAAATTAACTTCAGTATTTCCCTGTCATATGGTTGAAAAGACTTGGGCATCTGCTTGATAATTTGTCATGTTTATTCCCATCAGTGTGAATttaattttagcttttaaatattttaggtaACGTTTAGAGAGCTCTTAAACAGAACTGAGTAAATTTGAACAGAACATATATTTGCCATTGTCTGGAAGGGGATGGATACTGAGTTTTAAGATGTTTCATTATAAATCAATTATATTAAGCAGCATGGAAGGTGTTAATTACAACAGCAGAATTGTAGGTAGAAGTGAAATTGTGTAGAGTCCTTTCAGTTCTCTTCAGGTGCTCCTTTGTAGGCTGTAGGAGAAAGACTCAGTGCATTACTTcaacagcttttgcttttggaGCATCACGTTCCAGTCCAAGCAGCTATGAAGCCTTGGAATAAGGCACGAAGATCTCTGCCAACATGCAGAAGTGGAATCAAACCAGTGCTGCAACTTCTGAAGTAGTGGGTTTAAAAATAAGCTGTGCAAAACCAAAAATGCAAATACCTTTCTGCACTAAATAAATCTGTGATGTcagttcagttttatttctgccaCTTAACTTCTATCGCAAATCATAGCAACACAGACATCCCAAAGCCCGGTGAGTTTTTGTTGTCAGAGTAACAAGCTGTAGACCCACAAGGTATGTTTTATCTGTGGTACCTCTCTTGGGTTCATTGCTTACCAGTCCAAAGATGTCTGAAAGAGACTGGCCAACTTCACTTCCATTTATTATAGCCATACACTGATGAATGTATTtgatgtgattttattttattttttttggctCAGTTGTTGCTGCAAGTGTTGTTCACCCTCTGAAAGCACCTAGTCCACATTTCCTGAGGTTCCTAAAAATACACATGCAATAAAAACAGTGACAGATTCTTCTAGTGTCACTCAAGCCTGATGTTTTGtttaatgtcttttcttttactgtgaGGTACGTTTTCTTCGTATCTCAGAATTAGTGTTTCCTTCAGGTGCTTCAGCTGGAGCATGAACAAATGTGCTCAGCTATGCTGTGACCAGGCAGCAAGACTCAcctgaatattttttcactCATTTGAACCCACGGTACGtttgctgttacctttttgGTGGTGCTGTGCATGGAATAGATTGTGTGTCACTCATATATTTTCAGAGTCCCGTAGTTTTTCTCTGCTGGCCTGTTATCTTTTTTTAAGTAGcagttctttgtttctgtgaatgCCCTTGAGGCAAAAAGTGCTTTGTGCTTCTCTGGATTGCtgcaacagaaaaggaaaagccagTGAAGCGTACAGTACTATCCTTCTTTCACAGGAATTGCTGTTATATTGACATACCATAGCTTAGGACTTGGGATGCAATGACACCAATGCAGCCATATGATCTTTAACTACTGCCAGGAAATTTTCATAAGCAAATGCCCTCAAAGCCATCTGTTGTGCCCTGGCCACAGTCACGATTGCTTGGAGGCAAGGAAATGAGGGCTGTGCAGTCAAGAATTGCAGTTGTTGTCTTGGAACAGCTCTTTAATCACAGGATGCTCTTTCACCTTAGGTGTAGTGTTAACGGATGGAAAGGGACACTCCTGGTCTCCCACCACCCACCCTTCTCCTGGAGCCTTGCTTCGAGCTCTGCGGGGTGTCCACAATTGCAGAGATCCACATGAGAGTTTGGCTCACAAATAGGTTGGAAAAGTAGTGCTATTTTTCTCTGAGATTGGTTTGCTGAAGCAGCACATGCTGCAGCTTTCCGATTGCTGGACCTGATGACACAAGTGGCAGAAGCACATGGAGAGGTGGGAAGAGGTCAGACTACTACTTTTGGCAGCAGCTGGCCACAAATATAAAAGAGATGTAACATGAAACTGCATCTTTCTAGAAATAGAAGGCAGGAAATGATAGACAGTGCATCACTCACAGCAGAATGTATGAAATGCAGAGATGATAATCCACAAACTGGGACGGACTGAGTAGATCTGGTAGGCAGAGCTTAGCAGAAAGGAAATAGAGACCCAGAGGCTGTTCTCCTAAAATGTGCTCATGAAGTTTGTAGCAAAAATGAACTAGAACCTTCCCAGGGATGTGTCCACCCTGCAAGGTAGTCTGAGGTGAATGTGATGTTCTGGAGTTTGTTAGACTTTTGCAGATTTTCTATTTTGGTGTTCATATTTTCAGACTAGGGTTGCACTGGATATAAGCTTTGGAGTTGTTGAAAAggcatggggttgttgtgagcTCCAGAGGCATGGCAGTATTTTGGAAGCTGTGCAGGAGGTGATTGCATTGGAGGTATTTCAGCCTGCTGGGAAGGCTGGTGGCTTTCCTGAGCTATCGCCACGctatttcagaaaatggaaCTTTGTTTCTTAAAGCTGGCTTGACTTTATTAGATGCTCTTTTGTCTTGCTATGGTTTCACGTCCACTCTCATCGCAAAAGGATTTCATTATGGTAAGCCCCATTGCAATACATATTGGAGCATTTTGTAGCTGCGGGATTGTGGAGGCAGGCAGAGGCTGCTGGAGGCAGGTGAGGCAAAGCAGGGTCTGCAAGAGCTGGATGATGCCCAGGGCTGTACTTGGTGAGGGTATGGGCATCTCTGGGAtgcaggctgcacagcctcTTGGGCAATGTGTGCCCATGTGTCATCATGTTtaaaagatggggaaaagatttttttactgtatttcagtttgtgcccattgaCTCTTGTCCTGCTGTCGGATGCTGCTGGGAAAGGGTTGGCTTCGTCTTCTGCACGTCCTCCTGTCAGGTGTCTGTGCACATGGATTGGATTCCCCCGAGCTCTCCCTTGTGATTGAAACAAGCTCCAGCTTCTTACGTGTACATACAGATAGGTATATAAAATGTACATACAGGTTGTGTAAATACATACACACCTGCACACATAGGGAATTCATGCAGGTCCTTTAGGGTGGTGGCAAGTTCTTGATGGCAAAAGCctagcagtgctgctgggactGGGGCTATTGCCCTTCAGGGCAGTGCTTCAGCCATACTGCGGTCTGTTTGCTTGAACTTCTGCCATCCCAAACTCACAGTGAGTGCTATACTTCCCTTgggagccctgctctgctgctacCCCCCTACAAGTGCCCACACCCTCTCCCAGCTGAGAGCCCATCAGCAGCCAGCTGGGGAGGAGTGCAGAGCATTATTTCTCCTTAGCCATAGGCTAGTACCAGGTAAAAAAGATACTGGCCATTAATAAATACGGCTTGAATGTTGGACAgaggttttattttatcttcaggAGTGCTAGCTTGTGTAAGAGCCTTCTAAGAATGACTCATTCTAATAGCTGAGCAGAAAGAACAGTTTTTAGATGCCATTTGCAGAATTTATCATTTACTAAGTAACATAGTTTATCCCTTCAAGTAGATTTTTTAAGGGCTTTCTAGGAGGCTAAATCCAGCTCTCTGCTCTATGAGGGCAGAGGCATTTCTGGAATAATGTTTCATCATAAGTCACGAGATGggcttttttccttatgtttccaggccacttctgcttttctgccctCGTCTCAGGGCAGCTTGGGGGCCAGGCGGTTGGTTTTGGGATGGTTGTACTGCCATCCTCCAGGTGTGCAGCTTCATCAGACAAAcagcacatagcagggaggagCTGGTCGCTGTGGGCTGATTTTGGTACCCAGTGGCAGCTCAGCCTGTGCTAGTAATGCCTTGCACTGGGTGTTTTTCTAAGGTAATCTTGTTGCACTTCTAGCAGGACTGCAGTCCAGTACAGAATTATGTATGTGTACAAGTACCTATCATGAATGCACAAATCAAAGTTTTCCAAATGATTTCTCGGCCAAATGCAGGCAGTTTTCCCTGAAGGCAGCATTGTGCATTATGTAAGATAATAACATCCTTGATCCCAAGCAGAATCTCAGTTTCCAGAAGGCAGTGGGGAAGGAGGTACTGTGGCTTGCTGGAGTCAGAAGTCAGTCTTTCTGGCTTTGCAAAACCACTCCAATCGCTGTGTTCCTGAACCATTTGCTTGCATTTTCAAACCAAACAAGGGTTGCATGTCAGACATGCAAATCTGAGCCCAGGAGGGTAAGGATTGGCAAAGCTATAAGCAAGGG of Meleagris gallopavo isolate NT-WF06-2002-E0010 breed Aviagen turkey brand Nicholas breeding stock chromosome 10, Turkey_5.1, whole genome shotgun sequence contains these proteins:
- the LOC104912488 gene encoding interleukin-23 receptor-like, with the protein product MRSAHTSRRLCPAQAAAAAQAMAGGGEAFVLHILLCILGRGAAQIRCLGHVRIEPGSVVPMGSNVSITCVSALDCPWASLSILLNLTAPEGPPRLLNSSAAQLQLHGFRLPFSIITCLARCPNSYWNEVVCGTELWAGYPPDPPANLSCAIPERSGSLACTWDAGQPTLLHTNYSLHLRR